One Deinococcus multiflagellatus DNA window includes the following coding sequences:
- a CDS encoding DMT family transporter, with the protein MSISAVRAPMSFGVLLILFSAVLWGTVGVTVASLYRLTDLSALTVGLIRVALAVPALVTASVLLRQFQTFKLTGPFIGLAALMGLATAAYQVCLFAAIQEAGVAVAALIALCTAPVWVAVLSAVVFRERLPLRAVLLLGAALCGAALLVYQPGAAQSAGTRPLVGAAWALGAALSYATLTVVSRALAPLASPLVSLTAAFSVATVLLLPLALREGITLMAVPWSAWGLLVYLGVVTTALGYVVFLRGLRTTPATFASVLTLLEPLVAVVLAGVFLGERLLPLNLLGAGLLVVSVGWFTRVWNKERGA; encoded by the coding sequence ATGTCCATTTCCGCTGTTCGCGCGCCCATGTCCTTTGGCGTGCTGCTGATTCTGTTCAGTGCCGTGCTCTGGGGCACGGTCGGTGTCACGGTGGCTTCGCTCTACCGTCTGACGGATCTCAGTGCCCTGACGGTCGGGCTTATCCGGGTTGCCCTGGCCGTGCCCGCGCTGGTGACTGCCTCCGTCCTCCTCCGACAGTTTCAAACCTTCAAGCTGACCGGCCCTTTCATTGGATTGGCTGCCTTGATGGGGCTGGCCACCGCCGCGTATCAGGTGTGTTTGTTTGCGGCGATCCAGGAGGCTGGGGTGGCTGTCGCTGCCTTGATCGCCCTGTGCACCGCGCCCGTCTGGGTAGCCGTCCTGTCCGCTGTGGTGTTCCGAGAACGGCTGCCGCTCAGGGCCGTGCTCCTGCTCGGCGCGGCGCTGTGTGGCGCGGCGCTGCTCGTCTACCAACCCGGGGCCGCGCAGTCTGCTGGGACGCGGCCTCTGGTCGGGGCCGCTTGGGCGCTCGGGGCGGCACTGAGCTATGCCACCCTCACGGTCGTCAGCCGCGCCCTCGCGCCCCTGGCCTCGCCGCTCGTGTCGTTAACCGCGGCGTTCTCGGTGGCCACGGTGTTGCTGCTTCCGCTCGCACTGCGGGAGGGGATCACACTCATGGCCGTGCCCTGGTCTGCCTGGGGGTTGCTGGTGTACCTGGGTGTCGTGACGACGGCTCTGGGGTATGTGGTGTTCCTGCGGGGGCTGCGTACCACGCCAGCGACCTTCGCCAGTGTGTTGACCCTGCTCGAACCGTTGGTGGCGGTCGTGTTGGCTGGGGTGTTTCTGGGTGAACGGCTCCTGCCGTTGAACCTGCTGGGCGCAGGCCTTCTGGTGGTGAGTGTAGGGTGGTTTACCCGAGTGTGGAACAAGGAGCGTGGTGCGTGA
- a CDS encoding tRNA-binding protein has protein sequence MATERKDIVAFEDTLGRLDIRLGRIVEAVLEPSAPRPAYRLTIDFGKFGRKVSVGRFTQHASDDLVGRQVVGVLNFEPRQIGAVMSEVLILGVQFPGAASGEATVLVPAHEAKIGGKVF, from the coding sequence ATGGCAACCGAACGGAAAGACATCGTGGCGTTTGAAGACACTCTGGGCCGCCTGGACATTCGCTTGGGCCGGATCGTGGAAGCCGTGCTGGAACCCAGTGCGCCCCGGCCGGCGTACCGGTTGACCATCGATTTTGGGAAATTTGGCCGGAAAGTCAGTGTTGGGCGCTTTACCCAGCACGCCTCTGACGACCTGGTGGGTCGGCAGGTAGTGGGTGTGCTGAACTTCGAGCCGCGCCAGATTGGAGCTGTCATGTCGGAGGTGCTGATTCTGGGGGTGCAGTTCCCCGGCGCGGCCAGTGGCGAAGCGACCGTCTTGGTCCCAGCACATGAGGCCAAAATCGGCGGGAAAGTGTTCTAA
- a CDS encoding D-alanine--D-alanine ligase family protein yields the protein MKKRILLLAGGQSGEHEVSLLSARSVLGALPRDQFDVTPVVISKQGRWLPPTETVRALEQGAAPVGGDLVLHRAASAEGYDAVFPLLHGPMGEDGTVQGLLTLAGIPFVGSGVLGSAVSMDKVMTKQVLASAGIAQVAWRLAVRREWQQTPDAVRARAADLGYPLFVKPANLGSSVGISKVGTPAELDGALQLAFSLDRRVILEAMTAHKPREIEVGILGNDAPIASPVGELRFEAEFYDYETKYTEGRAAMHIPAPLPPEVAEQARQTALTAFRALDCAGLARVDFFYLEQTGELLLNEVNTMPGFTTTSMYPKLFEAAGLSYSELVTRLVQLALEER from the coding sequence GTGAAGAAGCGCATTTTGCTGCTGGCTGGGGGCCAGTCTGGAGAACACGAGGTCAGCCTGCTCAGCGCCCGCAGCGTGCTGGGCGCCCTGCCGCGCGACCAGTTCGACGTGACACCCGTGGTGATCAGCAAGCAGGGGCGCTGGCTGCCGCCCACCGAAACGGTCCGCGCGTTGGAGCAGGGGGCGGCGCCCGTGGGGGGCGACCTTGTGCTGCACCGCGCCGCCAGTGCCGAGGGGTACGACGCGGTGTTTCCGCTGTTGCACGGCCCCATGGGCGAGGACGGTACCGTTCAGGGCCTGCTGACCCTGGCCGGCATTCCCTTTGTGGGCAGCGGCGTGCTGGGCAGCGCGGTCAGCATGGACAAGGTGATGACCAAACAGGTGCTGGCCTCGGCCGGGATTGCCCAGGTCGCGTGGCGGCTGGCGGTCCGGCGCGAGTGGCAGCAGACCCCGGACGCCGTGCGGGCGCGCGCCGCCGACCTGGGCTACCCCCTGTTCGTCAAGCCGGCCAACCTGGGCTCCAGCGTGGGGATCAGCAAGGTGGGCACCCCCGCCGAACTGGACGGCGCCCTGCAGCTGGCGTTCAGCCTGGACCGCCGCGTGATTCTGGAAGCCATGACCGCCCACAAGCCCCGCGAGATCGAGGTGGGCATTCTGGGCAACGACGCGCCCATCGCCAGCCCGGTGGGCGAACTGCGCTTTGAGGCCGAGTTCTACGACTACGAAACCAAGTACACCGAGGGCCGCGCGGCCATGCATATCCCCGCGCCCCTGCCCCCCGAGGTGGCCGAGCAGGCCCGCCAGACCGCCCTGACCGCCTTCCGCGCCCTGGACTGCGCGGGGCTGGCCCGCGTGGATTTCTTCTACCTGGAACAGACCGGCGAACTGCTGCTGAACGAGGTCAACACCATGCCCGGCTTTACCACCACCAGCATGTATCCCAAGCTGTTCGAGGCGGCGGGCCTAAGCTACAGCGAACTGGTGACGAGGTTGGTGCAACTGGCGTTAGAGGAGAGGTGA
- a CDS encoding antibiotic biosynthesis monooxygenase: MTAEPGLQFQEHQPSDPTSLVIRRRIRPGQEAAYEALLTEANALLAGIPGHRGTGVIRPAPGEHEYTLVARFDSLTSAAAWELSPERAAWLARVTPLVDEQLSFEKQPGLDFWFTPPAAPSLRQPPRWKMALLTLAALYPVSLGTGWLFGTALAPWLGHWPTPLHVLPQMVVVVLSMTYLVMPAVTRWAAGWLRGK; encoded by the coding sequence GTGACCGCCGAACCGGGCCTGCAATTCCAGGAGCACCAGCCCAGCGATCCCACCAGCTTGGTGATCCGGCGGCGCATTCGGCCCGGCCAGGAGGCCGCCTATGAAGCGCTGCTGACCGAAGCCAATGCGCTGCTGGCGGGCATTCCCGGCCACCGGGGCACCGGGGTCATTCGCCCGGCGCCCGGGGAACACGAATACACCCTGGTGGCCCGTTTCGACTCGCTGACCAGCGCCGCCGCCTGGGAGCTGTCCCCGGAGCGCGCTGCTTGGCTGGCGCGGGTCACGCCGCTGGTGGATGAGCAGCTGAGCTTTGAAAAACAGCCCGGGCTTGATTTCTGGTTTACGCCCCCCGCCGCCCCCAGCCTGCGCCAGCCGCCCCGGTGGAAGATGGCCCTGCTGACCCTGGCCGCGCTGTACCCGGTCAGCCTGGGGACGGGTTGGCTGTTCGGCACCGCCCTGGCCCCGTGGCTGGGCCACTGGCCCACGCCCCTGCATGTTCTGCCGCAGATGGTCGTGGTGGTGCTGTCCATGACCTATCTGGTGATGCCGGCCGTGACGCGCTGGGCGGCGGGCTGGCTGAGGGGGAAGTAG
- the yedA gene encoding drug/metabolite exporter YedA codes for MTPAARPAPAALTPAVLLCLGLVYVVWGSTYFGIKVAIETLPPLGMLAARFVVAGALLLAVLRWRGAPWPTAREWGASALVGTLLLGGGTGLVTLAERDASSSVAAMIIAVSPLFAALFGRLWGERTGGREWLGIGVGLAGIALLNVGELRATPLAALLLILAPICWTFGSQWSRRLPLPAGLMGSAAEMLTGGAVLLALSVLLGERWGTPSAASLWALLYLTVFGSLVAYSAYMYLVAHTRPALATSYAYVNPVVAVLLGVGFGGERLGALGWVALGVILAGVLLVAWPRRTSDGPPAEGAA; via the coding sequence ATGACCCCGGCCGCGCGCCCGGCGCCCGCCGCGCTTACCCCCGCCGTGCTGCTGTGCCTGGGGCTGGTGTACGTGGTGTGGGGCAGCACGTATTTCGGCATCAAGGTGGCGATTGAAACCTTGCCGCCGCTGGGCATGCTGGCCGCGCGCTTTGTGGTGGCCGGGGCGCTGCTGCTGGCTGTGCTGCGCTGGCGCGGGGCGCCGTGGCCCACCGCCCGGGAATGGGGCGCCAGTGCCCTGGTGGGCACCCTGTTGCTGGGCGGCGGCACTGGGCTGGTCACGCTGGCCGAGCGCGACGCCAGCAGTTCGGTGGCCGCCATGATCATCGCCGTTTCGCCGCTGTTCGCCGCGCTGTTCGGGCGGCTGTGGGGCGAACGTACCGGCGGGCGCGAGTGGCTGGGCATTGGGGTGGGCCTGGCCGGCATTGCCCTGCTGAACGTGGGCGAACTGCGCGCCACACCGCTGGCGGCCCTGCTGCTGATCCTGGCGCCGATCTGCTGGACCTTCGGCAGCCAGTGGTCGCGGCGCCTGCCGCTGCCCGCCGGGCTGATGGGCAGCGCCGCCGAGATGCTCACCGGGGGCGCAGTGCTGCTGGCCCTCAGTGTGCTGCTGGGCGAACGCTGGGGCACCCCCAGCGCCGCCAGTCTGTGGGCGCTGCTGTACCTCACGGTGTTTGGCAGCCTGGTGGCGTACTCGGCGTACATGTACCTCGTGGCGCACACCCGGCCCGCGCTGGCCACCAGTTACGCCTACGTGAATCCGGTGGTGGCGGTGCTGCTGGGCGTGGGCTTTGGCGGCGAGCGCCTGGGCGCGCTGGGCTGGGTGGCCCTGGGGGTGATTCTGGCCGGGGTGCTGCTGGTGGCGTGGCCGCGCCGCACCAGCGACGGACCCCCGGCCGAGGGCGCCGCGTGA
- the hisD gene encoding histidinol dehydrogenase gives MQVLQGQDARRALTRTFNDLPVPDAVLARIKSTFGEPLSPEAVVERLLADVRARGDEALRDWTERLDGHRPEALAVSAAELAAATVDEALHDAIRTAIARVRAFYAQQPAHGFLNHGPDGALGQLVRPLGRVGVYVPGGLAPLISTLIHTAVPAQVAGVPEIVVTTPPARDGTVHPAILVAARELGISQIFKVGGAQAIGALAYGTPSIPAVDKIAGPGNLFVVIAKRMVYGMAGIESLPGPTETLVVADDSASARFVAADLLAQAEHNGAEPVLVSTSRELLLAVQAELHGQLEALPEPNRSWARDSVLARMKVVLAGSLDEALDLANLYAPEHLCLLTRDPWRLLGRVQRAGGVFLGEASMEALGDYVAGPSHVMPTGGTARFMSPVNVRDFQNIISVVGLNEGALRRIGPAGALLARAEGLEAHARAIESRLSPEAEGSPPGAFLPT, from the coding sequence ATGCAAGTCCTGCAAGGCCAAGACGCCCGGCGCGCCCTGACGCGCACCTTTAATGACCTGCCGGTGCCAGACGCCGTGCTGGCCCGCATCAAGTCCACCTTTGGCGAGCCTCTGAGCCCGGAAGCGGTGGTCGAGCGCCTGCTGGCCGACGTGCGCGCGCGCGGCGACGAGGCCCTGCGCGACTGGACCGAACGGCTGGACGGCCACCGGCCTGAGGCGCTGGCGGTGTCGGCCGCCGAGCTGGCGGCGGCCACGGTGGACGAGGCCCTGCACGACGCCATTCGCACCGCCATTGCCCGGGTGCGCGCCTTTTACGCGCAGCAGCCCGCCCACGGCTTTCTGAACCACGGCCCGGACGGCGCCCTGGGGCAGCTGGTGCGGCCTCTGGGGCGCGTGGGGGTCTACGTGCCCGGTGGACTGGCGCCCCTGATCAGCACGCTGATTCACACGGCGGTGCCCGCGCAGGTGGCAGGCGTGCCCGAGATCGTGGTGACCACGCCACCCGCCCGGGACGGCACGGTCCACCCGGCGATTCTGGTGGCGGCGCGGGAACTGGGGATTTCGCAGATCTTCAAGGTGGGGGGCGCGCAGGCCATTGGGGCGCTGGCCTACGGCACGCCCAGTATTCCCGCTGTGGACAAGATCGCCGGGCCCGGCAACCTGTTCGTGGTGATCGCCAAGCGCATGGTGTACGGCATGGCGGGCATTGAAAGCCTGCCCGGCCCCACCGAGACCCTGGTGGTGGCCGACGACAGCGCCTCGGCACGCTTTGTGGCCGCCGACCTGCTGGCCCAGGCCGAGCACAACGGCGCCGAGCCGGTGCTGGTGTCCACCAGCCGCGAGTTGCTGCTGGCTGTGCAGGCCGAACTGCACGGCCAGCTCGAAGCCCTACCCGAACCCAACCGGAGCTGGGCGCGCGATTCGGTTCTGGCGCGCATGAAGGTGGTGCTGGCGGGGTCGCTGGACGAGGCCCTGGACCTCGCCAACCTGTACGCCCCCGAGCACCTGTGCCTGCTGACCCGCGACCCCTGGCGCCTGCTGGGGAGGGTGCAGCGCGCGGGCGGCGTGTTTCTGGGCGAGGCCAGCATGGAGGCCCTGGGCGACTACGTGGCGGGCCCCAGCCATGTGATGCCCACCGGGGGCACCGCCCGCTTCATGAGCCCAGTGAACGTGCGCGACTTCCAGAACATCATCTCTGTGGTGGGCCTGAACGAGGGGGCGCTGCGCCGCATTGGCCCGGCCGGGGCGCTGCTGGCCCGCGCCGAGGGCCTGGAAGCCCACGCCCGCGCCATCGAAAGCCGCCTGAGCCCTGAAGCCGAGGGAAGCCCTCCCGGCGCCTTTCTGCCCACATGA
- a CDS encoding phosphopentomutase has translation MLLTIIVLDSVGVGELPDAARFGDAGAHTLNHTLQAAPAALPHLAALGLAQVPTVQTSPQTVPAGPAQGAYGRMREVSPGKDTSTGHWEFMGVQLQHPFQVFPDGFPPAVMDRFDAATGKGHLCNKPYSGTDVIRDFGPEHLKTGAPIVYTSADSVFQIAAHEDVVPLETLYAWCQAAREILQGEYAVARVIARPFRGEFPFERANEHRKDYSLVPPPTVLDAVKATGQAVIGIGKIPDIYAHQGFTEEIHTDSNADGVAKTLARMQQAASEGTSGLIFTNLVDFDSKYGHRRDPAGYSACLAEFDAALPRLIAATPEDGALIIISDHGNDPTWHGSDHTREHGLLLMHRAGWAGVNLGERATFADVGATVAEALGAQWPGPGESFWTRPS, from the coding sequence ATGCTGCTGACGATCATCGTGCTGGATTCCGTGGGCGTGGGCGAGCTGCCCGACGCCGCGCGGTTTGGCGACGCCGGAGCCCATACCCTGAACCACACCCTGCAGGCCGCCCCCGCCGCGCTGCCCCACCTGGCGGCGCTGGGGCTGGCGCAGGTGCCCACCGTACAGACCAGCCCCCAGACGGTGCCCGCCGGGCCCGCCCAGGGTGCCTACGGCCGCATGCGCGAGGTCAGCCCCGGCAAGGACACCAGCACCGGCCACTGGGAATTCATGGGTGTGCAGCTGCAGCACCCCTTCCAGGTGTTCCCGGACGGCTTTCCGCCCGCCGTGATGGACCGCTTTGACGCCGCCACCGGCAAGGGCCACCTGTGCAACAAGCCCTACAGCGGCACCGACGTGATCCGCGACTTTGGCCCCGAGCACCTGAAAACCGGCGCCCCGATTGTGTACACCAGCGCCGACTCGGTGTTTCAGATTGCCGCCCACGAGGACGTGGTGCCGCTGGAGACCCTGTACGCGTGGTGCCAGGCCGCCCGCGAGATCCTGCAGGGCGAATACGCCGTGGCGCGCGTGATTGCCCGGCCCTTCCGGGGCGAGTTTCCCTTTGAGCGCGCGAACGAACACCGCAAGGATTACAGCCTGGTGCCGCCGCCCACCGTGCTGGACGCGGTGAAGGCCACCGGGCAGGCCGTGATCGGGATTGGTAAGATTCCCGATATCTACGCCCACCAGGGCTTTACCGAGGAAATTCACACCGACAGCAACGCCGACGGCGTCGCCAAGACGCTGGCCCGAATGCAGCAGGCGGCCAGTGAAGGCACCTCGGGGCTGATTTTCACGAACCTCGTGGACTTTGACAGCAAGTACGGCCACCGCCGCGATCCGGCCGGCTACAGCGCCTGCCTGGCCGAGTTTGACGCCGCGCTGCCCCGCCTGATCGCCGCCACACCCGAAGACGGCGCCCTGATCATCATCAGCGACCACGGCAACGACCCCACGTGGCACGGCAGCGACCACACCCGCGAACACGGCCTGCTGCTGATGCACCGCGCGGGCTGGGCCGGCGTGAACCTGGGCGAGCGCGCCACCTTTGCCGATGTGGGCGCCACGGTGGCCGAGGCGCTGGGGGCCCAGTGGCCGGGACCGGGTGAGAGCTTCTGGACGCGCCCGAGCTAA
- the lptB gene encoding LPS export ABC transporter ATP-binding protein: MTAPLSHPPAAPAPGAREARPVLHAEGLSKTYGRRAVVRGVNLEVRPGEIVALFGPNGAGKTTTFYMLVGFIRPGGGRIGLGERDVTRLPMHERARLGLGYLPQEPSAFRKLTARDNLLAILEYQGLPRSEQEARADALLAEFGLSHLAGSFAYQLSGGERRRLELARALTTDPDYLLLDEPFTGVDPKSIREIQRLIRELRDRRGLGVFITDHNVRETIALTDRVYLMYDGEVKFEGTPAQFAQDEDARRHYLGDDFEL; the protein is encoded by the coding sequence GTGACCGCGCCCCTGTCCCACCCGCCCGCCGCGCCGGCGCCCGGCGCCCGCGAGGCCCGGCCGGTGCTGCACGCCGAGGGCCTGAGCAAGACGTATGGGCGCCGCGCGGTGGTGCGCGGCGTGAACCTGGAGGTGCGCCCCGGCGAGATCGTGGCGCTGTTCGGCCCCAACGGCGCCGGCAAGACCACCACCTTCTACATGCTGGTGGGCTTTATTCGCCCCGGCGGCGGGCGCATTGGCCTGGGCGAGCGCGACGTGACCCGCCTGCCCATGCACGAGCGCGCCCGGCTGGGCCTGGGTTACCTGCCGCAGGAACCCAGCGCCTTTCGCAAGTTGACCGCCCGCGACAACCTGCTGGCGATCCTGGAATACCAGGGCCTGCCCAGAAGCGAGCAGGAGGCCCGCGCCGACGCCCTGCTGGCCGAATTTGGCCTCTCGCATCTGGCAGGTAGCTTCGCCTACCAGCTTTCGGGGGGCGAGCGCCGCCGCCTGGAACTGGCGCGGGCCCTGACCACCGACCCCGATTACCTGCTGCTGGACGAGCCCTTTACCGGCGTGGACCCCAAGAGCATCCGCGAGATTCAGCGCCTGATTCGCGAATTGCGTGACCGCCGGGGGCTGGGCGTGTTTATCACCGACCACAACGTGCGCGAGACCATTGCCCTGACCGACCGCGTGTACCTGATGTACGACGGCGAAGTGAAATTTGAAGGCACGCCCGCGCAGTTTGCCCAGGACGAGGACGCCCGGCGCCACTACCTGGGCGACGATTTCGAGCTGTGA
- a CDS encoding DUF3084 domain-containing protein, producing MLWLFLPFVVILSGVVAYAADTIAKKAGRKHLRWFGLRPKQTALIVAVLSGMAISAASLAAFLLLNRSAVNTIAQADQLRPQLEELRREITVAQAQIRAAQQDRDRAQQEAQRLRTQQQAAETRLEAARRDLNAARAAEATLKTQAAGLQGRVQTLTQTRQTLEARAAQSRAQLAQSDAALKASRSRAQTLDAQVVDLNARVALAQLEVRRAQDRAQAAQEAAETAQVRAAQAQTSARQAQAQAQTQTRAAQAQARTAQTQAQAAQAQVRAAQVQMAQVQAARDAARDALAQAKTELARAQAQQRQAQAQRQQAQAEVTRLSAERTRLSTERDQAARERDQVRDDLGRLQQQQAQLKSSNEALARDLAQAKATLGRLQDEYSSSRAELSATRNSDLAYPKNELVYAAVVPSVRNLDTFLQDAGRSAQARGARGTPAVRLSAAARSALETKLRGLNVSTFVQCRAAQNAATGLPVELTCDARPNTVLFRGNQIIRRASVSLGGNAKALQEQISDLVKDTVLDVTSRGVPSEYVQGLDVTEFADLLTRLGNRTGGTAVVGIAARSDVKPGSRVDLYPVLP from the coding sequence GTGCTGTGGCTGTTTTTGCCCTTCGTGGTGATTCTTTCCGGTGTGGTGGCCTACGCCGCCGACACCATTGCCAAAAAGGCCGGGCGCAAACACCTGCGCTGGTTTGGGCTGCGGCCCAAGCAGACCGCCCTGATTGTGGCGGTGCTCTCCGGCATGGCGATCAGCGCCGCCAGCCTCGCCGCCTTCTTGCTGCTCAACCGCTCGGCGGTGAACACCATTGCCCAGGCCGATCAGCTGCGCCCCCAACTGGAGGAGCTGCGCCGCGAAATCACCGTGGCCCAGGCCCAGATTCGCGCGGCCCAGCAGGACCGTGACCGCGCCCAGCAGGAAGCCCAGCGCCTGCGCACCCAGCAGCAGGCCGCCGAGACGCGCCTGGAGGCCGCCCGGCGCGACCTGAACGCGGCGCGCGCCGCCGAAGCCACCCTGAAAACCCAGGCCGCCGGGCTGCAGGGCCGCGTGCAGACCCTGACCCAGACCCGCCAGACCCTCGAAGCCCGCGCCGCCCAGAGCCGCGCGCAGCTGGCCCAGTCGGACGCCGCCCTGAAGGCCAGCCGCAGCCGCGCCCAGACCCTGGATGCCCAGGTGGTGGACCTGAACGCCCGCGTGGCCCTGGCCCAGCTGGAGGTGCGCCGTGCCCAGGACCGTGCCCAGGCCGCGCAAGAGGCCGCCGAAACCGCCCAGGTGCGCGCCGCGCAGGCCCAGACCAGTGCCCGCCAGGCGCAGGCCCAGGCCCAGACGCAGACCCGCGCGGCCCAGGCCCAGGCCCGCACGGCGCAGACGCAGGCCCAGGCCGCCCAGGCCCAGGTGCGCGCGGCCCAGGTGCAGATGGCCCAGGTGCAGGCTGCCCGCGACGCTGCCCGTGACGCACTGGCCCAGGCCAAGACCGAACTGGCCCGCGCCCAGGCCCAGCAGCGGCAGGCCCAGGCGCAGCGCCAGCAGGCCCAGGCCGAGGTGACCCGCCTGAGCGCCGAACGCACCCGCCTGAGCACCGAGCGCGATCAGGCCGCCCGCGAGCGCGATCAGGTCCGCGACGATTTGGGGCGCCTGCAGCAGCAGCAGGCGCAGCTGAAAAGCAGCAATGAAGCCCTGGCGCGCGATCTGGCCCAGGCCAAAGCCACGCTGGGCCGTCTGCAGGACGAGTATTCCAGCAGCCGCGCCGAGCTGAGCGCCACCCGCAACAGCGACCTCGCCTACCCCAAAAATGAGCTGGTGTACGCCGCCGTGGTGCCCAGCGTGCGCAACCTGGACACCTTCTTGCAGGACGCCGGGCGCAGTGCCCAGGCCCGCGGCGCCCGCGGCACCCCGGCCGTGCGCCTGAGCGCCGCCGCCCGCAGCGCCCTAGAAACCAAGCTGCGCGGCCTGAACGTGAGCACCTTCGTGCAGTGCCGCGCCGCCCAGAACGCGGCCACGGGCCTGCCTGTGGAACTCACCTGCGACGCGCGGCCCAACACCGTCTTGTTCCGGGGCAACCAGATCATCCGCCGCGCCAGCGTGTCGCTGGGCGGCAATGCCAAGGCGCTGCAGGAACAGATCAGCGACCTTGTCAAGGACACCGTGCTGGACGTGACTTCGCGCGGGGTGCCCAGCGAGTACGTGCAGGGCCTGGACGTGACCGAGTTCGCGGACCTGCTGACCCGCCTGGGCAACCGCACCGGGGGCACGGCGGTGGTGGGCATTGCCGCGCGCAGCGATGTGAAGCCCGGCAGCCGTGTGGACCTGTATCCGGTTCTGCCCTGA